The DNA segment TGCCCAACCCGCACTGGGTTCCGGAACTGCGTGCCTTCACCGGCCGCAACGAGGAGGTGGCGGCGTACGTCCTCAACCAGCCCGGCGCCAAGGAGTTCCTCGACCGGTACGCCGAGCTGCTGCGGCTGATCGCCGCGGGTTACCGCCACGAGGGCAAGCGCTATGTGACCATCGCCGTCGGCTGCACCGGGGGCAAACACCGCTCGGTCGCCATGTCGGAGAAGCTCGCCGACCGACTCGCCGCGGAGGGTGTGGAGACGGTGGTCGTTCACCGGGACATGGGACGGGAATGACCGCACGTACTCCGCGGCTGAACCGGCTGCGCCGGGTGATGCCCGAAGGGCGCGCTGCCGGACGGCAGGCCGGGGCCCGCGGCGCCAAGCCGCGGCGCCGCGGCGCCCAGCCCAAGGTGGTCGCCCTCGGCGGCGGCATGGGACTGTCCGCCTCGCTCGCCGCGCTGCGCCGGATCACCGGCGATCTCACCGCCGTCGTCACCGTGGCCGACGACGGCGGCTCCAGCGGGCGGCTGCGCGACGAACTGGGTGTGCTGCCGCCCGGCGACCTGCGCAAGGCGCTGGCCGCGCTGTGCGGCGACGACGACTGGGGCCAGACCTGGGCCCGGGTCATCCAGCACCGCTTCCAGTCCAAGGGCGAGCTGCACGAGCACGCGGTCGGCAATCTGCTGATCGTCGCCCTGTGGGAGCAGCTCGGCGACCACGTCCAGGCCCTGGACCTGGTGGGCCGGCTGCTCGGCGCGCACGGGCGGGTGCTGCCGATGTCGGCCGTACCACTGGAGCTCCAGGCGCTGGTGAAGGGCCATGCCCCCGAGCGCCCCGAGGCCGTGGACACCGTCCGCGGCCAGGTGGCCGTCGCCCTCACCCCCGGCGAGGTGCAGTCCGTGCACCTCGCGCCGAACGATCCGCCCGCCGTCCCCGAGGCGGTAGAGGCGGTCCTCGACGCCGACTGGGTGGTGCTCGGCCCCGGCTCCTGGTTCTCGTCGGTCATCCCGCACCTCCTGGTGCCGGAACTGCTGGACGCGCTCATCCGCACCAAGGCGCGCCGGGTGCTCTCCCTGAACCTCGCTCCGCAGCCCGGAGAAACCGAGGGCTTCTCCCCGCAGCGTCATGTGGAGGTTTTGGGACGACACGCCCCTAAACTCGCCCTGGACGTGGTGCTGGCCGACGAGGCCGCCGTGCCCGACCGCGACTTGCTGACCGATGCCGCCAAGCGGCTCGGCGCCGCGGTCGAGCTGGCGCCGGTGGCCCGGCCCGACGGAAGCCCCCGGCACGACCCGGAGCTGTTGGCCGCCGCGTACGACCGTATTTTTCGGATGCATGGAAGGATCGGCCCATGGCGATGACGGCAGCGGTGAAGGACGAGGTTTCCCGGCTCCCCGTCACCCGGACCTGCTGCAGAAAGGCGGAGGTCTCCGCCGTTCTGCGGTTCGCCGGCGGCCTCCACCTGGTGAGCGGGCGCATCGTGATCGAGGCGGAGCTGGACACGGCGATGGCCGCCCGCCGCCTCAAGCGGGACATCCTGGAGATCTTCGGTCACGGCTCCGAACTGATCGTGATGGCACCGGGCGGGCTGCGCCGCGGCTCGCGCTACGTCGTCCGGGTGGTCGCGGGCGGCGATCAGCTGGCCCGCCAGACCGGCCTGGTGGACGGCCGGGGCCGTCCGATCCGCGGGCTGCCCCCGCAGGTGGTCTCGGGGGCCACCTGCGACGCCGAGGCGGCCTGGCGCGGGGCCTTCCTGTCGCACGGCTCCCTCACCGAGCCGGGCCGCTCCTCCTCACTGGAGGTGACCTGCCCCGGTCCGGAGGCCGCGCTGGCCCTGGTCGGTGCCGCCCGACGCCTGTCCATCGCCGCCAAGGCCCGCGAGGTGCGCGGCGTGGACCGGGTCGTCGTCCGTGACGGCGACGCCATCGGTGCGCTGCTCACCCGGCTGGGCGCGCACGACTCGGTGCTGGCCTGGGAGGAGCGCCGGATGCGCCGCGAGGTGCGCGCCACGGCGAACCGGCTGGCCAACTTCGACGACGCCAACCTGCGCCGCTCGGCCCGCGCGGCCGTCGCCGCCGGCGCCCGGGTGCAGCGCGCCCTGGAGATCCTCGCCGACGACGTCCCCGAGCACCTCGCCGCGGCCGGGCGGCTGCGCATGGAGCACAAGCAGGCCTCGCTGGAGGAACTGGGCGCGCTCGCCGACCCGCCGCTGACCAAGGACGCCGTGGCCGGCCGGATCCGCCGGCTGCTCGCGATGGCCGACAAGCGCGCCACCGACCTCGGCATCCCCGGCACGGAGGCCAACATCGGCGAGGAACTCGCGGACAACCTCGTCGGCTAGTTCCGTCCTCCGCGGGTCACTCTTTTGTACAGCCTCCGAGCTTGATCACGGTCCTGAAGCGATCGTGCTTCGGCGGGTTCTGCACCGCGGACCGCTGCGCTGATCGGTGGCTGACCAGCTGTGATCAGTTGATCTTCCCGAATGGGTGACCTGCGGAGGATGGGGCTAGTCGGCCAAGGGCTGTCCGGCGGTTCAACTCGGCAGCGGGACAGGGGGTGTGTGGCCTCCGGCTCAGGCCGAGCCGCCCTTCGTGACGGAGCCGCGGCAGGTCCCCCGGCCTGGGCGGTCCGTACCCTACCGGCGGGTAAGGGGCGGCCTGCCGGGAACGGCCCGACTCGATGTCACGGGCATGGGGCCGGAGAGGTAGGGTCGGGGGTGGTCGGGGACATCCCAATACAGCTCGCCGGCGACTTGAGCCGGCGCACCAACGAGGAGATCGGTTCGTGACGATCCGCGTAGGCATCAACGGGTTTGGCCGCATCGGCCGGAACTACTTCCGCGCATTGCTCGAGCAGGGCGCAGACATCGAGATCGTGGCGGTCAATGACCTGGGTGACACCGCGACCACTGCCCACCTGCTGAAGTACGACACCATTCTGGGCCGCCTCAAGCAGGAGGTGACCCACACCTCCGACACGATCACCGTCGGCGACAAGACGGTCAAGGTGCTCTCGGAGCGCGACCCCGCGGACATCCCGTGGGGCGAGCTGGGCGTCGACATCGTGATCGAGTCGACCGGCATCTTCACGAAGAAGGCCGACGCCGAGAAGCACATCACCGGTGGCGCCAAGAAGGTCATCATCTCGGCTCCGGCCAAGGATGAGGACGTCACCATCGTGCTGGGCGTCAACCAGGACCAGTACGACCCGGCGAACCACCACGTCATCTCCAACGCCTCCTGCACCACCAACTGTGTGGCGCCGATGGCGAAGGTGCTCGACGAGAACTTCGGCATCGTCAAGGGCCTGATGACGACGGTGCACGCGTACACGAACGACCAGCGCATCCTGGACTTCCCGCACAAGGACCTGCGCCGCGCCCGTGCCGCCGCCGAGAACATCATCCCGACGACGACCGGTGCGGCGAAGGCCACCGCCCTGGTGCTCCCGCAGCTCGAGGGCAAGCTGGACGGCATCGCGATGCGCGTCCCGGTCCCGACGGGCTCGGTCACCGACCTGGTCGTCGAGCTCGGCCGCGAGGTCACCAAGGAGGAGGTCAACGCCGCCTTCCAGAAGGCCGCCGAGGGCGAGCTCAAGGGTCTCCTCGAGTACACGGAGGACCCGATCGTCTCCTCCGACATCGTCAACGCCCCGGCGTCCTGCACGTTCGACTCGTCCCTGACCATGGTCCAGGACGGCAAGAGCGTGAAGATCATCGGCTGGTACGACAATGAGTGGGGCTACTCCAACCGCCTCGTGGACCTCACGGTCTTCATCGGCAACCAGCTCTGATCGTGGGGCAGACCGCCTGACATGAGTGCAGGGCTCGGCCGGCGCGCCAACGCGCTGTCCGAGCCCTGACGCGCGTATCGGAGCGGTCGACCGCTTCCGATCACGAGCGATCACGAGCGAACACAAGCTCTTCTCCAGGAGTCCCTTCATGAAGACGATCGACGAACTCCTCTCCGAAGGGGTCGCGGGCAAGCGGGTCTTCGTCCGCGCCGACCTCAACGTGCCGCTGGACGGCACCACCATCACCGACGACGGCCGCATCCGCGCGGTGCTGCCCACCGTCAAGGCGCTCGCCGAGGCGGGCGGCCGTGTCGTCGTCGCCTCGCACCTGGGCCGCCCCAAGGGCGCCCCGGACCCCGCCTTCTCGCTCGCCCCGGCCGCCGCCCGCCTGGGTGAACTTCTCAGCGCCGAGGTGGCGTTCGCGACGGACACCGTCGGTGAGTCCGCCACCGCCACCGTCGCCGGCCTCGCCGACGGACAGGTCGCCGTCCTCGAGAACCTGCGCTTCAACGCCGGAGAGACCGCCAAGGACGACGCCGAGCGCGGCGCCTTCGCCGACCGCCTGGCCGGCCTGGCCGACCTCTACGTGGGCGACGGCTTCGGCGCGGTGCACCGGAAGCACGCGTCCGTGTACGACCTCCCGGACCGCCTGCCGCACGCCGCGGGCTACCTCATCGCCACCGAGGTCGGTGTCCTGAAGAAGCTCACGGACGACGTCCAGCGGCCCTACGTCGTCGCCCTCGGCGGCGCCAAGGTCTCCGACAAGCTCGCCGTCATCGACGAACTGCTCGGCAGGGCCGACCGCATCCTCATCGGCGGCGGCATGGCGTACACCTTCCTCAAGGCCAAGGGGTACGAGATCGGCACGTCGCTGGTCCAGGAGGACCAGCTGTCCGTCGTCACCGAGTACCTGGAGCGCGCCGAGAAGAACGGCGTCGAACTGCTGCTGCCGGTCGACACCCTGGTCGCCGAGGCGTTCCCGGACCTGAAGACCAAGGCGCCGGCCCACCCCGTCGCCGTCGCCGCGGACGCCATGCCGGCCGGCCGGATGGGTCTGGACATCGGCCCCGAGACCTGCACGCTCTACGCCTCGAAGCTCGCCGACGCGGCCACCGTCTTCTGGAACGGCCCCATGGGCGTCTTCGAGCACCCCGACTACGCCGAGGGCACCAAAGCGGTTGCCCAGGCCCTCCTCGACTCCCCGGGCTACACCGTGGTCGGCGGCGGCGACTCCGCCGCGGCCGTCC comes from the Streptomyces sp. KMM 9044 genome and includes:
- a CDS encoding phosphoglycerate kinase, with amino-acid sequence MKTIDELLSEGVAGKRVFVRADLNVPLDGTTITDDGRIRAVLPTVKALAEAGGRVVVASHLGRPKGAPDPAFSLAPAAARLGELLSAEVAFATDTVGESATATVAGLADGQVAVLENLRFNAGETAKDDAERGAFADRLAGLADLYVGDGFGAVHRKHASVYDLPDRLPHAAGYLIATEVGVLKKLTDDVQRPYVVALGGAKVSDKLAVIDELLGRADRILIGGGMAYTFLKAKGYEIGTSLVQEDQLSVVTEYLERAEKNGVELLLPVDTLVAEAFPDLKTKAPAHPVAVAADAMPAGRMGLDIGPETCTLYASKLADAATVFWNGPMGVFEHPDYAEGTKAVAQALLDSPGYTVVGGGDSAAAVRILGFDEKAFGHISTGGGASLEYLEGKTLPGLAALED
- a CDS encoding gluconeogenesis factor YvcK family protein translates to MTARTPRLNRLRRVMPEGRAAGRQAGARGAKPRRRGAQPKVVALGGGMGLSASLAALRRITGDLTAVVTVADDGGSSGRLRDELGVLPPGDLRKALAALCGDDDWGQTWARVIQHRFQSKGELHEHAVGNLLIVALWEQLGDHVQALDLVGRLLGAHGRVLPMSAVPLELQALVKGHAPERPEAVDTVRGQVAVALTPGEVQSVHLAPNDPPAVPEAVEAVLDADWVVLGPGSWFSSVIPHLLVPELLDALIRTKARRVLSLNLAPQPGETEGFSPQRHVEVLGRHAPKLALDVVLADEAAVPDRDLLTDAAKRLGAAVELAPVARPDGSPRHDPELLAAAYDRIFRMHGRIGPWR
- the gap gene encoding type I glyceraldehyde-3-phosphate dehydrogenase, giving the protein MTIRVGINGFGRIGRNYFRALLEQGADIEIVAVNDLGDTATTAHLLKYDTILGRLKQEVTHTSDTITVGDKTVKVLSERDPADIPWGELGVDIVIESTGIFTKKADAEKHITGGAKKVIISAPAKDEDVTIVLGVNQDQYDPANHHVISNASCTTNCVAPMAKVLDENFGIVKGLMTTVHAYTNDQRILDFPHKDLRRARAAAENIIPTTTGAAKATALVLPQLEGKLDGIAMRVPVPTGSVTDLVVELGREVTKEEVNAAFQKAAEGELKGLLEYTEDPIVSSDIVNAPASCTFDSSLTMVQDGKSVKIIGWYDNEWGYSNRLVDLTVFIGNQL
- the whiA gene encoding DNA-binding protein WhiA, whose translation is MAMTAAVKDEVSRLPVTRTCCRKAEVSAVLRFAGGLHLVSGRIVIEAELDTAMAARRLKRDILEIFGHGSELIVMAPGGLRRGSRYVVRVVAGGDQLARQTGLVDGRGRPIRGLPPQVVSGATCDAEAAWRGAFLSHGSLTEPGRSSSLEVTCPGPEAALALVGAARRLSIAAKAREVRGVDRVVVRDGDAIGALLTRLGAHDSVLAWEERRMRREVRATANRLANFDDANLRRSARAAVAAGARVQRALEILADDVPEHLAAAGRLRMEHKQASLEELGALADPPLTKDAVAGRIRRLLAMADKRATDLGIPGTEANIGEELADNLVG